The proteins below are encoded in one region of bacterium:
- a CDS encoding DUF2182 domain-containing protein, with protein MTEHTSTRTPAAAAALTATIGLAAASWVVAARLMNGMDMGVMTPLGSFGSFLVLWVAMMAAMMLPGAARATLRYAGAVRRVDAVVLFVGSYLAVWAAFGVAMFAVYRPHGPLAAGAITLAAGLYEFTPLKLVFRRRCREYADSGFEFGLCCVGSSIGLMVMLAALGIMSLTWMSVIAVLVIVQKFVPVRAAIDVPIALAMIGVGILIVTAPAAVPGLAPSM; from the coding sequence ATGACCGAGCACACGAGCACTAGAACACCGGCGGCGGCCGCCGCCCTGACCGCGACCATCGGGCTGGCTGCCGCATCCTGGGTGGTCGCGGCCCGGCTAATGAATGGGATGGACATGGGCGTGATGACCCCGCTCGGTTCTTTCGGATCGTTTCTCGTCCTCTGGGTGGCGATGATGGCGGCGATGATGCTGCCGGGCGCGGCTCGGGCGACCTTGCGATACGCCGGGGCGGTCCGCCGCGTGGACGCCGTCGTGTTGTTTGTCGGATCGTACCTGGCGGTCTGGGCGGCCTTCGGCGTTGCAATGTTCGCGGTGTACCGCCCGCACGGCCCGCTCGCCGCGGGCGCGATCACGCTCGCCGCGGGTCTCTACGAGTTCACGCCGCTCAAGCTGGTCTTCCGCCGGCGCTGCCGCGAGTATGCCGACTCAGGATTCGAATTTGGGCTGTGCTGCGTGGGCTCGAGCATCGGACTGATGGTGATGCTGGCGGCGCTCGGGATCATGAGCCTGACGTGGATGAGCGTCATCGCCGTCCTCGTCATTGTCCAAAAGTTCGTGCCCGTGCGGGCCGCCATCGACGTACCGATCGCACTCGCCATGATCGGAGTTGGCATCCTAATCGTTACCGCGCCCGCGGCGGTTCCCGGACTCGCGCCCTCGATGTAA